The Streptomyces sp. NL15-2K genome contains a region encoding:
- a CDS encoding class I SAM-dependent methyltransferase, protein MADECFGVPRLAAVYDPLDPDRRDLDAYLRIAKELGARSVLDIGCGTGVFALLLADRGIEVVGVDPAEASLEVARDKPGGERVRWIHGDATALPPLRADLATMTGNVAQAIVDPLVWRETLRCARAALRPGGHLVFETRDPARRAWQEWNREASYGVTEVPGVGAVENWVEVIDVSGPLVTFRSTYVFATDGEVLTSDSTLRFRERHEIETELVAQGFVIEDVRDAPDRPGREFVFLARRREVGR, encoded by the coding sequence ATGGCTGACGAGTGCTTCGGGGTGCCACGGCTCGCCGCGGTCTACGACCCGCTCGACCCCGACCGCCGCGATCTCGACGCGTACCTCCGCATCGCGAAGGAGCTCGGGGCCCGCAGTGTGCTGGACATCGGCTGCGGGACGGGTGTCTTCGCGCTCCTGCTGGCCGACCGCGGGATCGAGGTCGTCGGCGTCGATCCGGCCGAGGCGTCCCTCGAGGTGGCCCGGGACAAGCCGGGCGGCGAGCGGGTGCGCTGGATCCACGGTGACGCGACAGCGCTCCCGCCGCTGCGGGCGGACCTTGCGACGATGACGGGGAACGTCGCCCAGGCCATCGTCGACCCACTGGTCTGGCGGGAGACGCTGCGGTGCGCCCGCGCGGCACTGCGGCCGGGCGGGCACCTGGTCTTCGAGACCCGGGATCCGGCCCGGCGCGCCTGGCAGGAGTGGAACCGGGAGGCTTCGTACGGCGTGACGGAGGTCCCCGGCGTCGGCGCGGTCGAGAACTGGGTCGAGGTGATCGACGTGAGCGGGCCTTTGGTGACGTTCCGCTCGACCTATGTGTTCGCCACGGACGGGGAGGTGCTGACGTCGGACTCGACCTTGCGTTTCCGCGAGCGGCACGAGATCGAGACGGAGCTGGTCGCGCAGGGGTTTGTGATCGAGGACGTGCGCGACGCCCCCGACCGGCCGGGCCGCGAGTTCGTCTTCCTCGCACGACGTCGGGAAGTCGGCCGATGA
- a CDS encoding ABC transporter ATP-binding protein, which translates to MTTTETEQKPPTWRLLVGYVRPHRWALLAGALLSLVTGGTGLLLPLVARELIDDLSHDRTITGALIVMSGLVVANTALGALGSYVLRRTAESVVLGARRSLSSYLLRLRIAAVDRSEPGDLMARITSDTTLLREVTTDSLVGLGTGGLTLVATVVMMGLVDPVLLGVTLAVILGAGTVLGVIVPHINRASRQAQDAVGVMGASLERILGALRTVKASGAEHREERTLHEAAEESWRQSVRAAKWSAAAGNTAGLAMQIAFITVLAVGGARVATGAIDVGTLVAFLLYVFYLMSPIQQVVGAITQYQTGAAALARIQEALRLPSEPAASPAPLPSPGAEPAAVAFDDVRFRYADDLPYVHHGVTFAVPARGMTAFVGPSGAGKTTVFSLIERFYDPESGSVSLDGRDLADWDLPQLRSAIGYVEQDAPVLSGSLRDNLLLGNPDADDDTVALVVKTTRLDGLVARLPSGLDTLVGHRGTRLSGGERQRVAIARALVRRPRLLLLDEATSQLDAVNEAALRDTVADVARTTTVLVVAHRLSTVTMADRIVVMDAGRVRAVGTHRELVSADPLYAELAATQFLATT; encoded by the coding sequence GTGACGACCACCGAGACGGAGCAGAAGCCGCCCACCTGGCGGCTGCTCGTCGGATACGTACGACCGCACCGGTGGGCCCTGCTGGCGGGCGCCCTGCTCTCGCTGGTCACGGGTGGCACCGGGCTGCTGCTGCCGCTGGTGGCACGGGAGTTGATCGACGACCTGTCGCACGACCGCACCATCACCGGCGCGTTGATCGTCATGTCGGGGCTGGTGGTCGCCAACACGGCGCTGGGAGCGCTGGGTTCGTACGTGCTGCGGCGCACCGCCGAGTCGGTGGTGCTCGGCGCGCGGCGCTCCCTGTCGTCGTATCTGCTGCGGCTGCGCATAGCGGCCGTGGACCGCAGCGAGCCGGGCGATCTGATGGCCCGCATCACCTCGGACACGACCCTGCTGCGCGAGGTCACCACCGACTCACTGGTGGGCCTCGGTACCGGCGGGCTCACGCTGGTCGCGACGGTGGTCATGATGGGCCTGGTGGATCCGGTGCTGCTCGGGGTCACACTGGCGGTGATCCTGGGCGCGGGCACGGTCCTCGGTGTGATCGTGCCGCACATCAACCGGGCCAGCCGGCAGGCGCAGGACGCGGTCGGTGTGATGGGCGCCTCGCTGGAGCGGATCCTCGGCGCGCTGCGCACGGTCAAGGCGTCCGGCGCGGAGCACCGGGAGGAGCGCACGCTGCACGAGGCCGCCGAGGAGTCGTGGCGGCAGAGCGTGCGCGCGGCCAAGTGGTCGGCGGCGGCGGGCAATACGGCGGGGCTCGCGATGCAGATCGCGTTCATCACGGTGCTCGCGGTGGGCGGGGCACGGGTCGCGACCGGGGCGATCGACGTGGGCACGCTGGTGGCGTTCCTGCTGTACGTCTTCTATCTGATGTCGCCGATCCAGCAGGTCGTCGGCGCGATCACCCAGTACCAGACGGGCGCCGCGGCCCTCGCCCGGATCCAGGAGGCACTGCGGCTGCCGTCCGAACCGGCGGCCTCCCCCGCGCCGTTGCCGTCGCCCGGGGCGGAGCCCGCGGCCGTCGCCTTCGACGACGTCCGCTTCCGCTACGCCGACGATCTGCCGTACGTCCATCACGGGGTGACGTTCGCCGTGCCCGCGCGGGGCATGACGGCGTTCGTGGGCCCGTCCGGCGCGGGCAAGACCACCGTCTTCTCGCTCATCGAGCGTTTCTACGACCCCGAGTCCGGCAGCGTGTCGCTCGACGGCCGGGACCTGGCGGACTGGGATCTGCCCCAACTGCGTTCGGCCATCGGCTATGTGGAGCAGGACGCGCCGGTCCTTTCGGGTTCGCTGCGGGACAATCTGCTGCTGGGCAATCCGGATGCGGACGATGACACTGTCGCCCTGGTGGTGAAGACGACCCGTCTGGACGGTCTGGTCGCCCGGCTGCCCAGTGGCCTCGACACGCTGGTCGGACATCGCGGCACCAGGCTGTCGGGCGGCGAGCGCCAGCGGGTGGCCATCGCCCGGGCCCTGGTGCGCCGCCCTCGGCTGCTGCTTCTGGACGAGGCGACCTCGCAGCTGGACGCGGTGAACGAGGCGGCGCTGCGTGACACGGTCGCCGACGTGGCCCGTACGACCACGGTCCTGGTCGTCGCGCACCGGCTGTCCACGGTGACGATGGCCGACCGGATCGTGGTGATGGACGCGGGCCGGGTGCGCGCGGTGGGCACCCATCGGGAGCTGGTGAGCGCCGACCCGCTGTACGCGGAGCTGGCGGCGACGCAGTTCCTGGCGACGACCTAG
- a CDS encoding (2Fe-2S)-binding protein: protein MSVALKTPPAGAVAHALGDVYRQLADVCEALTVRVAEPGGEDRQAGVSAAELMADQEVLDSFVEAETARIHDRYGTVPRPDVAASRALHDYAWSVGLLMGGAWYLDRRVPRIRPEDVRLDLATGTYTITPGTDLACLADDPLAALPGVVTFPQEEQLRAALRMAVAEHMRPLLSALGPTVRRGARTLWGMVCDDLVSGIWYLGRMLDQEADAVRAATDLLPTAVPPYPAGADFRYLLGDSGRRHATRTRAGCCLFYKIRPEDACVTCPRTGDAERLRRLEG from the coding sequence ATGTCCGTGGCCCTGAAGACACCGCCGGCCGGTGCCGTCGCACATGCCCTCGGTGACGTCTACCGACAGCTGGCCGACGTGTGCGAAGCGCTCACCGTGCGGGTCGCGGAACCGGGCGGCGAGGACCGTCAAGCGGGCGTCTCCGCAGCTGAGCTGATGGCAGATCAGGAAGTACTGGACTCCTTCGTCGAGGCGGAGACGGCCCGCATCCACGACCGCTACGGAACCGTCCCGCGCCCCGACGTCGCCGCCTCCCGCGCCCTGCACGACTACGCCTGGTCCGTCGGCCTGCTGATGGGCGGCGCCTGGTATCTCGACCGGCGGGTCCCCCGGATCAGGCCCGAGGATGTCCGCCTGGACCTCGCCACGGGCACGTACACGATCACCCCCGGCACGGACCTCGCCTGCCTGGCCGACGACCCCCTGGCCGCGCTGCCAGGAGTAGTGACATTCCCTCAGGAAGAGCAACTTCGCGCCGCGTTGCGCATGGCCGTCGCCGAGCACATGCGTCCGCTCCTGTCTGCGCTCGGCCCCACGGTACGGCGCGGGGCGCGCACCCTGTGGGGCATGGTCTGCGACGACCTCGTCTCCGGGATCTGGTACCTCGGCCGGATGCTCGACCAGGAGGCCGACGCGGTGCGGGCCGCCACCGACCTCCTGCCGACCGCCGTGCCCCCCTACCCGGCCGGAGCCGACTTCCGGTACCTGCTGGGCGACTCCGGCCGACGGCACGCCACCCGCACACGCGCCGGCTGCTGCCTCTTCTACAAGATCCGGCCGGAAGACGCATGCGTCACCTGCCCCCGCACGGGCGACGCGGAGCGACTGCGCAGGCTCGAGGGCTGA
- a CDS encoding ATP-grasp domain-containing protein, which translates to MRLYLLALNPTDSVTEGFLPAAARLGLDVTVLTDQPDAHRTRYPDVEILECDVRDFRAVITRVSGHHRPDAVFTNSDHLQTQAALAAAYFGLPGKDWRATFRCKDKAEMRRHLAAAGLDTVWSAELAEPVALDAPYPCVLKPREGVAGEDVVLVRNAEELMTQAKGILVRRPGSVLVVEEYLPGELYTLETLGDGRLRHLLGGFHTELSPPPYFIEERLTFVPAHPEPITAQVLGQLDALGAGFGACHTEFVVRDGRARIIEVNYRAIGDQCDLLLARLLDIPLFEHILRTHLGEPLPADLGARRAGAARLEYPCADRAGTLADSPDATELTVADVHLTYRPLRQVGEWHEQYHTNRDYLGVLRATGTEQATVDRVTAEFMAAQRWEIQP; encoded by the coding sequence ATGCGCCTGTACCTGCTCGCCCTCAACCCGACCGACTCCGTCACCGAGGGTTTCCTGCCCGCCGCCGCCCGGCTGGGCCTGGACGTCACCGTCCTCACCGACCAGCCCGACGCACACCGCACCAGATACCCGGACGTCGAGATCCTGGAGTGCGACGTCCGTGACTTCCGGGCCGTGATCACCCGTGTCTCCGGCCACCACCGGCCCGACGCCGTCTTCACCAACAGCGACCACCTCCAGACCCAGGCCGCCCTGGCCGCCGCCTACTTCGGGCTCCCCGGCAAGGACTGGCGGGCCACCTTCCGCTGCAAGGACAAGGCCGAGATGCGCCGCCACCTCGCCGCCGCCGGCCTGGACACCGTCTGGTCGGCCGAGCTCGCGGAGCCGGTCGCGCTCGACGCCCCGTACCCCTGCGTGCTCAAGCCGCGCGAGGGCGTGGCCGGCGAGGACGTGGTCCTCGTTCGGAACGCGGAAGAACTGATGACACAGGCCAAGGGGATCCTGGTCCGGCGCCCGGGTTCCGTCCTGGTCGTGGAGGAGTACCTCCCCGGCGAGCTGTACACCCTGGAGACCCTCGGCGACGGGCGTCTCCGACACCTCCTGGGCGGCTTTCACACCGAGCTGTCGCCGCCGCCGTACTTCATCGAGGAGCGCCTCACCTTCGTGCCCGCCCACCCGGAGCCGATCACCGCGCAGGTCCTGGGGCAACTGGACGCGCTGGGCGCCGGGTTCGGCGCCTGCCACACCGAGTTCGTGGTCCGGGACGGCCGGGCGCGGATCATCGAGGTCAACTACCGTGCCATCGGCGACCAGTGTGACCTGCTGCTGGCCCGCTTGCTGGACATCCCGCTCTTCGAGCACATCCTGCGCACCCACCTGGGCGAGCCGCTCCCCGCCGACCTGGGCGCTCGCCGCGCCGGAGCCGCGCGCTTGGAGTACCCGTGCGCAGACCGTGCCGGAACCCTTGCCGACTCCCCCGACGCGACCGAACTCACCGTCGCTGACGTTCACCTGACGTACCGTCCGCTGCGTCAGGTGGGCGAGTGGCACGAGCAGTACCACACGAATCGGGACTACCTGGGGGTGCTGCGCGCCACCGGCACGGAACAGGCGACGGTGGACCGGGTGACGGCCGAGTTCATGGCCGCCCAGCGCTGGGAGATCCAGCCGTGA
- a CDS encoding IucA/IucC family protein has translation MTTPDTSASQLLTRVLSALLREDVVGLSSRSTLVHRPDGDWLRRATPEGDALLLPVAEDGYQCAYAARLPLLVREADGAALTSYESVLGALRALAEPEDRGGFDAFAEECRQTLATMRLHAATRAEVAERLTARHGNDAARWTGPAGGLAYDTLAARLDHPVYPTARGRSGLSEKQLRAYAPEFHPRFALRWLAVPRDTVVLTGALPEFWPTAATLQLPEVRDTHVALPVHPLTVAALRTAGLPDGAVLSDRAYLDVVPTLSMRTVATDSDPTVHLKLPLATSTLGLRNKRTVKPGTLVDGAAAQRLLEAVFAREPRFRDSILHADETTYAHAGHELLAVLCRRYPAGLDDAVVVPMGALLAEAPDGRQVVDHLADRFYGGDPLALLDACLTLLFDWQTTLFGYGIALESHQQNISLVLRPGGVRLLFKDNDGPRINLDRLDTVVPGPWGFDDTRIFGRDDGPVADLFATITVHLCAGAYAFGLARHRPAVLSLVRDRLTEAVDRLGSDARAELRARVLDVPRLPVKAMVTAGTLLSKERSGAADINKHYTTGPNYLLSAGGSS, from the coding sequence GTGACCACGCCGGACACCTCCGCGTCCCAGCTGCTCACCCGTGTACTGAGCGCCCTCCTGCGCGAGGACGTCGTCGGGCTGAGCAGCAGGAGCACGCTGGTGCACCGGCCCGACGGCGACTGGCTGCGGCGGGCGACACCGGAGGGCGACGCCTTGCTGCTGCCGGTCGCCGAGGACGGCTACCAGTGCGCGTACGCCGCCCGGCTGCCCCTCCTCGTGCGCGAGGCGGACGGCGCCGCGCTGACGTCGTACGAGAGTGTGCTCGGCGCGCTGCGTGCGCTCGCCGAGCCGGAGGACCGGGGCGGCTTCGACGCGTTCGCCGAGGAGTGCCGCCAGACGCTGGCGACGATGCGGCTGCACGCGGCGACGCGGGCGGAGGTGGCGGAGCGACTGACCGCACGCCACGGGAACGACGCGGCGCGCTGGACCGGTCCGGCCGGTGGACTCGCCTACGACACGCTCGCCGCCCGGCTCGACCACCCCGTCTATCCAACCGCACGGGGCCGCTCGGGGCTCAGTGAGAAGCAACTCCGGGCGTACGCGCCCGAGTTCCATCCACGATTCGCCCTGCGCTGGCTCGCCGTGCCGCGGGACACGGTCGTCCTGACCGGCGCGCTTCCGGAGTTCTGGCCCACGGCGGCGACGCTCCAGCTACCCGAGGTGCGGGACACCCATGTGGCCCTGCCCGTCCATCCGTTGACCGTCGCCGCCCTGCGGACGGCCGGGCTTCCGGACGGCGCGGTCCTCTCCGACCGGGCGTACCTCGACGTCGTACCGACGCTGTCGATGCGGACCGTGGCCACGGACTCGGACCCGACCGTGCACCTCAAACTCCCGCTGGCCACCTCGACATTGGGCCTGCGCAACAAACGGACCGTCAAGCCCGGCACCCTCGTCGACGGCGCGGCCGCACAGCGGCTGCTGGAGGCGGTCTTCGCCCGGGAGCCCCGCTTCCGGGACTCGATCCTGCACGCCGACGAGACGACGTACGCGCACGCCGGACACGAACTGCTCGCCGTCCTGTGCCGCCGTTACCCGGCCGGGCTCGACGACGCGGTGGTCGTACCCATGGGGGCACTCCTCGCCGAGGCCCCGGACGGACGGCAGGTCGTCGACCACCTCGCGGACCGCTTCTACGGCGGCGACCCGCTCGCCCTGCTCGACGCCTGTCTCACGCTGCTGTTCGACTGGCAGACCACGCTGTTCGGGTACGGCATCGCGCTGGAGTCGCACCAGCAGAACATCTCGCTCGTGCTGCGGCCGGGCGGGGTGCGGCTGCTGTTCAAGGACAACGACGGGCCGCGCATCAACCTCGACCGGCTGGACACCGTAGTGCCCGGTCCGTGGGGCTTCGACGACACGCGGATCTTCGGCCGGGACGACGGGCCGGTCGCCGACCTGTTCGCCACGATCACAGTCCATCTGTGCGCGGGCGCCTACGCGTTCGGGCTGGCTCGGCACCGCCCCGCAGTGCTGAGCCTCGTACGCGACCGGCTGACGGAGGCGGTGGACCGGCTCGGCTCGGACGCGAGGGCGGAATTGCGCGCCCGGGTCCTGGACGTGCCGCGGCTGCCGGTGAAGGCGATGGTCACGGCCGGCACGCTGCTGTCCAAGGAGCGGTCGGGCGCGGCCGACATCAACAAGCACTACACCACCGGCCCCAACTACCTGCTGTCCGCCGGGGGTTCGTCATGA
- a CDS encoding IucA/IucC family protein: MPLLTLPLTSSEGTPISLRPPGSTTASADLPTPDEVVAHTLLNCLLREVSGPEHQSVVSDGRLLLRLPRRGVLLRVALRRTSLLGAHRFTGPVSEQCDGGWAEVDWRRLAEYTHDELRLRTGVRNEEFLEQIASSHEAIATALSAGRAERAPDDRLSAYLASEQSLLFGHRFHPTPKARTGAPRAWSAYAPEAGAVFPLRHLAVRAPLIAEESAEAFATAALDRQRPDLPDGYRLLPAHPWQYETLRAHPALRAALASGDVLDLGPGGRPFAATASVRTLYDGETFLKFSLNVRITNCMRKNSSYELSGAVALTRVLAPALADLAERFPGSAVLREPAYRTLALPGPDGAPDRALFEGFGVIVREGLPRRLAPGTTPLLAAAVADEYPNGPAHLSRLLDGADEREALDWWSAYLDLLVPPVLAAYFDHGLVLEPHLQNVLICVDGEGRPAQVLFRDLEGTKLLPEHHAENLAALPPEVAGPLTYDAQRGWDRVVYCLLVNHVAELLAGLADLYPGAEAALWARVRTTLRAYTGRCGCPPRLAALLAGVPLPAKANLLTRWERKADREAGYVQLPSPLAEDILRAPAGGAR; this comes from the coding sequence ATGCCCTTGCTGACCCTCCCCCTGACTTCGTCCGAGGGGACGCCCATCTCGCTTCGCCCGCCGGGGAGCACCACCGCCTCCGCCGACCTGCCCACCCCCGACGAGGTGGTGGCCCACACGCTCCTGAACTGTCTGCTGCGCGAGGTGTCGGGGCCCGAGCACCAGTCAGTCGTCAGCGACGGCCGGCTGCTGCTGCGGCTGCCCCGCCGCGGGGTGCTGCTGCGCGTGGCCCTGCGCCGCACTTCGCTGCTGGGCGCGCACCGGTTCACCGGCCCGGTGAGCGAGCAGTGCGACGGCGGCTGGGCCGAGGTGGACTGGCGGCGCCTCGCCGAGTACACGCACGACGAGCTGCGGCTGCGCACCGGCGTGCGCAACGAGGAGTTCCTGGAGCAGATCGCCTCCAGCCACGAGGCGATCGCCACCGCGCTGTCCGCCGGGCGGGCCGAGCGCGCCCCGGACGACCGGCTGTCGGCCTACCTCGCCTCGGAGCAGTCGCTGCTGTTCGGGCACCGCTTCCATCCCACGCCCAAGGCCCGCACCGGCGCCCCGCGCGCCTGGTCCGCGTACGCGCCGGAGGCCGGGGCCGTCTTCCCGCTGCGGCACCTCGCCGTCCGCGCCCCGCTGATCGCCGAGGAGTCCGCGGAGGCCTTCGCCACCGCAGCACTGGACCGGCAGCGCCCGGACCTCCCCGACGGCTACCGGCTGCTGCCGGCCCACCCGTGGCAGTACGAGACGCTCCGCGCGCATCCGGCGCTGCGCGCGGCGCTCGCGAGCGGCGATGTCCTCGACCTCGGCCCGGGCGGACGGCCGTTCGCCGCCACCGCGTCCGTGCGCACGCTGTACGACGGTGAGACGTTCCTGAAGTTCAGCCTGAACGTGCGGATCACCAACTGCATGCGCAAGAACAGCAGTTACGAGCTGTCCGGCGCGGTAGCCCTCACCCGCGTCCTGGCCCCGGCGCTCGCCGACCTGGCCGAGCGCTTCCCCGGCAGCGCCGTGTTGCGTGAGCCCGCCTACCGCACGCTCGCCCTGCCAGGCCCGGACGGGGCGCCGGACCGCGCGCTGTTCGAGGGCTTCGGCGTCATCGTCCGCGAAGGCCTGCCGCGCCGGCTCGCCCCGGGCACCACTCCCCTGCTCGCCGCCGCGGTCGCGGACGAGTACCCGAACGGCCCGGCCCACCTCTCCCGACTCCTCGACGGCGCGGACGAGCGGGAGGCCCTCGACTGGTGGTCGGCGTACCTCGATCTGCTCGTCCCGCCCGTCCTGGCCGCCTACTTCGACCACGGCCTGGTCCTGGAGCCGCATCTGCAGAACGTGCTGATCTGCGTGGACGGCGAGGGCAGGCCCGCGCAGGTCCTCTTCCGCGACCTGGAGGGCACCAAGCTGCTGCCCGAGCACCACGCGGAGAACCTCGCCGCGCTGCCGCCCGAGGTCGCGGGCCCGTTGACGTACGACGCCCAGCGCGGCTGGGACCGGGTCGTCTACTGCCTGCTGGTCAACCACGTCGCCGAGCTGCTCGCCGGCCTCGCCGACCTGTACCCGGGGGCGGAGGCCGCGCTGTGGGCACGGGTGCGGACCACGCTCCGGGCGTACACCGGCCGCTGCGGCTGCCCGCCGCGCCTGGCCGCCCTGCTCGCCGGGGTGCCGCTGCCCGCGAAGGCCAACCTGCTCACCCGTTGGGAGCGCAAGGCCGACCGCGAGGCCGGATACGTCCAGCTGCCGTCACCGCTCGCCGAAGACATCCTGCGCGCCCCGGCCGGAGGTGCCCGATGA
- a CDS encoding type III PLP-dependent enzyme — protein sequence MTDPTPAVRDHVRSLPATELPAYVYDLAALRTHAATVRDALPERVELYYAAKANPEPEILAALEPYVDGYEVSSGGELAHVADAVPGRPLAFGGPGKTPAELAAALERGVDRFHVESGHELRVLAELVRRVAPARRVAVLPRVNLPVADGSLAGSSLAMGGRPTPFGMDPDHAVEAVRALTDGTYPHLELRGVHAHLASGLEAAQQLAVAETVVAWATSLGVPLVEVNVGGGMTVDYARPGRRFDWTAYGSGLARLTEAHPRLTLRIEPGRALTAYCGWYATEVLDVKHNHGEEFAVVRGGTHHLRTPATKGHDQPCAVLPVDAWPHPWPRPGAEGSRVTLAGQLCTPKDVLARRVPAPGLRAGDRVVFALAGAYAWNISHHDFLMHPRPGFHFLNGASS from the coding sequence ATGACCGACCCGACCCCCGCGGTCCGCGACCACGTCCGGTCCCTGCCCGCGACTGAACTGCCCGCGTATGTCTACGATTTGGCGGCACTGCGCACGCACGCCGCCACCGTGCGGGACGCCCTCCCGGAGCGGGTGGAGCTGTATTACGCAGCCAAGGCCAACCCGGAGCCGGAGATCCTCGCCGCGCTCGAACCGTACGTCGACGGCTACGAGGTCTCCTCGGGCGGCGAACTCGCCCATGTCGCCGACGCGGTACCGGGCCGGCCGCTCGCCTTCGGCGGCCCCGGCAAGACGCCGGCCGAGCTGGCGGCGGCGCTGGAGAGAGGAGTCGACCGCTTCCACGTCGAGAGCGGGCACGAGCTGCGCGTGCTGGCCGAGTTGGTGCGGCGTGTCGCACCCGCGCGGCGGGTGGCGGTACTACCCCGGGTCAATCTGCCGGTCGCCGATGGGTCGTTGGCGGGCAGCTCGCTGGCGATGGGCGGTCGGCCCACGCCCTTCGGCATGGACCCCGACCACGCTGTCGAGGCCGTCCGCGCGCTCACCGACGGCACGTATCCCCACCTCGAACTGCGCGGCGTTCACGCCCACTTGGCCAGTGGGCTGGAGGCGGCCCAGCAGCTGGCGGTGGCAGAAACCGTCGTCGCGTGGGCGACGAGCCTCGGCGTGCCGCTCGTCGAGGTGAACGTGGGCGGCGGCATGACCGTCGACTACGCCCGCCCCGGCCGCAGATTCGACTGGACCGCGTACGGCAGCGGGCTCGCCCGGCTGACCGAGGCGCATCCGCGGCTCACCCTGCGCATCGAGCCGGGCCGGGCGCTGACGGCGTACTGCGGCTGGTACGCCACCGAGGTGCTCGATGTGAAGCACAACCACGGCGAGGAGTTCGCGGTCGTACGGGGCGGCACCCATCACCTGCGGACGCCGGCGACGAAGGGGCACGACCAGCCCTGCGCGGTGCTGCCGGTGGACGCATGGCCGCACCCCTGGCCGAGGCCCGGCGCCGAGGGGAGCCGGGTCACGCTCGCGGGGCAGCTGTGCACGCCGAAGGACGTCCTGGCCCGGCGGGTGCCCGCGCCCGGGCTCAGGGCCGGTGACCGGGTGGTGTTCGCGCTGGCGGGTGCCTACGCGTGGAACATCTCCCACCACGACTTCCTGATGCACCCCAGGCCGGGCTTCCACTTCCTGAACGGGGCGTCCTCCTGA